One Glycine max cultivar Williams 82 chromosome 1, Glycine_max_v4.0, whole genome shotgun sequence genomic window, CAAGCATCCACTTGAACTAGTTGCCCAATAATCAGCaaatgtttaaataaaaatgtgcaGGAAAAATATGAGTAGTGATCACAGGAGTCTCTGCCACCACAACAAACCAGGttagtttgataaaaataaagaaaacaaggaTAGGTAAGACCAACGTAAAAGGGTCTAGATGGCTTTGAAATGCTAAAAAAGTATGGACTACTGATCAGACAATAGGACGCCTAGATGGCTTTGAAATGCTAAAGAAGTATGAATTACTGGTCAGATGATAGAACCTAGAGGCAATGAAGGAATTCTGTAGACAATAAATTGAAGTAGTAACAACTGAAACTTTTTTCATCTTCATACTAAactatataaaagaatttaaaggTTCAAGTATTTGCTTTCATACAAGTACTAACAGTTATGACAgtgaagaaatgaagaaaatatgataatttattaatatttaatacttcATTCAGAGATTAAATCTTTTTCACATTAACTAGGGGAACCAAAGCAATTGGCATATCACCCTATAACATTTCTAGATATGAGATCATAGAATTGTTTGTCTGAGGAATCAGTGTTCTTCACTTGATTAAAGGGATGTGAAAAAATATCAGATAAAATGAGCAAATTTTGCATATGTTACATTATCTGAAGGACAACGGCATGTTTACTCATTAGtccttacaagttacaacatgTTGAAAATCTCCTCAGAGTAGCTAATCAAGATCTATGAAAAActgtttcaaacaaaaaaaatggacgTAGTCTGTCAAGGAGGAACAGTATTATAGACATTTCACTGAATAATTTTTTGAACCACAGAAGCAAAGAAATAGGGATATCAGAATCAAAATATTCCACTGAGAAAAATTCCATGGAGCATAAAGAGAGCTTTGACATTACTTTGTTTATCCActgacatatttttttatttgcttagATGGTGAACTTTCTTTCTAATCATTATTGAAGTTTCAAAAAAACTGTTATCCAAAACAATTTACTTTACTCATCAATCAATTTATCATCTCAAGTCTATTAATTCTACTATGAGAGCAAGTAAAAACAGCTTAACCTATCATTCCATTTGAAAAAAAGCAATTATTTTCCCCCAAAATAACCTATTTCCAAATCATGCATGAAACAATTCCCACACCAATTCTACGCGCTCAACAAATTTACTGAGTATGACGGATTAATAACAGTTCACTGAAAACATAACAGTACCGGCCACTAAATTTCCCCATATACACACAGACTTGAATGTGAAAAACATGATCcagattgaaaattaaaaatattgaacagAGCAGTGATCGGATCATGGAACAAACTGTGAGAAGAATAATCCATTaaataccaaaaaaacaaaatcaattgaCGGAAAGCTCGGAAATTGAGACTTGGAAAGTGTGAATCGTAGTAAAAATGGAAACTTTTTTCCACTCACCTGCCTATACCGAAGAGGCTCATGGCTgggatgtgtgtgtgtgagagagagaggaacTTTTCGACTTGCTCTTACTTATGGCGTCTTTTCCACTCACATGGTTTCAACTTTAGAATtcgaatatttttatttttcagtttttttattgtttgaacgAAATTACAGAGTCACCCTTCTTTCTACTTATAATCACCCCACTCGGTCCCTTCCGTGCCATGACGTGTGCGTGATCTAATTTAGTAAGAACTAAGAATCATCCTTCtttttaccttagttaattaattaatgtgtagtgatttttttctccaatttttataagagaaataatatttttatttttaattcatgatatttgttgtaaattaattaatgatattttaatttaaaattaattaatataaaagataatttttaaaaaatcttataaaaagaagataaacaaatttgaaaaaataatcttgTATTTAGGATCAAATATAGTAATTTAGTTAAGAACATAAAATTTATCTTgagtattaatttttaaaaaaaaatcatgtgaataaaacttagaaataCTAATGGATTAGAATTCTTTCACTATCTCATCATTTTAAAACCGACTTTAATTaaagacaaaattaattaatgaaaaaatattataaattgaacttttataataaagacAGACATATATTTGTAATTTGGACATTTTAATAAATACCAAAGAGATTATATTAGTTAGAAATAAAgaccaatatatttttaacgcATTTTCTTGAATGCACCTTCTCTTATTGATtgagatttattaaaaattagtattaaaaCTCATGCATGgtatgaataataaattaagtaattgaataaaataaataaataaaaactttaaaaaaatttccaacTGACATGTAACAATGACATGGCAGGACaatgttaataatattattaattaaaaacaaaaatataaatcacaattttatttgtGACCTACTCATATTtagtagtttttaataaatttcattgaatttaaatatatttttggtatttgtaagttaatgttttttatgtTAGATCTCTGTAAGTTTACTTCTCTAATTTTAGCTTTTTGTAAAtccatattttttcaattttagtctttgtaagttttttgttcattttagtccttctaagtttgtattttttttttaattttagtccctttaagattttaacttttttcatttataatctccataaattttcacttacatgaaccaaaaataaaataatttaaactaatttacaagaataaaaaatatatttaagttatttcATTCAACACACTCTAGttagcaaaatatatatatatatatatatatatatatatatatatataaatttatgttaaatgaccttttttattctttcatctttttttaatttagcattttatcttttaaaaagtttactttagttctttatcttatttaattatttcataatGGTCCTTCTATCAAGGTAGATGTAATGTCCTTAATAATATGAAATCATTGATGACTAAAGattgctaaaaaaaaatttctctctctaaaatatCTTCATTTTAAAGATTGATACATGGTGATAATTTTTAACGGTCAATTATCTTTCTGCAAGCTTCGAACCAAGGACTTGAAGGTTGAGATTAATACTTTTAACCATCAAATTTTTCTCAGAATTTGGTTTAACTGCCAATTATAGTATTAAAACACCTAGAACCAAGAACATGCACAACCCATAGCAATGTTGCAACCACTCATAACCCAAAACATCTAGATATTCACATTCAAGAAGCACTTGATGGACACAAATTTATACATTCAGCATTAAACAATgctaaagaaaaggaaaacctACAACCAAGCAAAACAAATAATACCTCAAATCCTAGTTTTTCAAAAGATAGGAAGAAAATTTCATTGCAGCCATtgcaaaaaaactatttttgcataaaaacaCCATAGCTAAAAAAATGCTAGATCTACAAAAATAGATCTAAAAAACACCGGCCAAACATATGCAATTAAACAAATGAGATGAAAATCACTTTATTTCTTATCATCTTTGTTGACTTTGATTCAATAAACCCCTAAATTGTTTGCCAAGCAAGGATGAAAATGAAGGGAAATGACTCTCATAGTGCATGGATACACTGATTACCATGTTGTCCTAGAGAGGCTTGACAACGTAAGGAGCAGAGGATGAAATCAGATAGAAGTAAATTTAGTGGTGCACGAACACACTAATTGTCATGTTGCCTTGTAGAGGTGCAACGACACATGGAGTGAAGAATGGTGAAGGAGAAGAGCTAGAAACTAAAGGGGGGTGAGGTTGGGGAAGCATGGGGTGGGGGCTTTTTGGGTTTGGGGAATGGCTATGGTTAGGGTTTGGTGAAGATGAAGCCTTGGGGTCTtgatatgagaaaaaaatggtggaaggtgtaagagagaaagaatgaaaaaagtggatggagaatgaaaaaattatcatcCATGATAATGTTTAATCTAATAaaaggactattttgaattttttaaataatataaagaattaaagtaattttttttaaaaataaagtacaatattaaaaaaaataaaataaaaactaaaatcatcattcaggttttataaaatcaaaagagtagaaagtataagattttaaattgttattaattCTAATTTACAATACATGAATAAATTTACTGtctttcttgtatttttatatttcttttcttgcttcaactttcaaaaaatcattttcaaagctaaaaaaatataaagacacTCAAACAcatcttaaataattttacttgacctttgaaacttttactttatattttaattttaaaataccttCTGATAGaaagaaagttaaaataaagtattttcagtcaatagaattttaattaaaaaaaattaaattcatttaattccatctcattttttccatttaaatcattaattacaaaaaaaaatcgctgctgaaataaaattcatttaatatattttttttcttcaaaaaacttAAAGAGCAGCAGATAAGAACAAAAATCCAATTAAGATTTTtgtgagaaaataattaaataaaagtggAAGTTAGCTTCTCTTGTTGTAGTAAGTAGGAGTAGTAGTTAATACTTAATAATATGCAGCATCCATCCATCCATCCATGAGTTGAATCCCTTCTATaccattttatttttacctaTCAAACAATCATGTCTGAACTCCTTCTTCTGCTTCTCTCCGAGGTAACCGCCCCCACTTTCTAATGCAGAtttccctctctctctttccctctTTGTCTTTCAGAttcatcaccctttttctttttccctcttctgcataaaataaaaataaaacaccaTGAGCGTTCCTCCGCCGTATGCGGCGGCGATGTGGACGCCGTTCACGGCGGCACAGTGGCACGAGCTGGAGCACCAGGCCCTCATCTTCAAGTACCTCAAGGCGGGTCTCTCGGTTCCCCCTGACCTCCTTCTCCCCATTCGCAAGAGCCTCCAGTTGATGTCTCATCCATCTCGTAAGtagtaatatttataataaaaataacatcttTTTCGCTCGATTTTGTGTTCTGCAAGTGAAAGTTTGAGTtttgagttttgtttttcagTGGGGTTTTATGGGAAGAAGATAGACCCTGAACCGGGTCGGTGCAGGAGAACCGATGGGAAAAAGTGGAGGTGTTCGAGGGATGCGCACCCTGACTCCAAGTACTGCGACCGCCATATGATACGGCGGCGTTACCGTTCAAGAAAGCCTGTGGAATCATCTCAAActcactcttcttcttcttcttcttcttcttcttctgctacTGCTGCTtcttcaaattcaaatcctgttgctggtggtggtggtggttctGTTGCTAATGTTTCTGGAACTGCAACTGCTGCAAAAACCCTTCACACCCTTCCCTTGCACACCAATGGTGCAAGGGAAGGTTTCACTTTCACCCTTGGGAACAACACCA contains:
- the GRF1 gene encoding growth-regulating factor, with the translated sequence MSVPPPYAAAMWTPFTAAQWHELEHQALIFKYLKAGLSVPPDLLLPIRKSLQLMSHPSLGFYGKKIDPEPGRCRRTDGKKWRCSRDAHPDSKYCDRHMIRRRYRSRKPVESSQTHSSSSSSSSSSATAASSNSNPVAGGGGGSVANVSGTATAAKTLHTLPLHTNGAREGFTFTLGNNTNTTLPHLHMNPLTLSADNTKKTYRFGLNSEADEHNVLQKDLGSVRYQGYDFTSDAMWSQMSHIPSNTVSESRSGSTMLGNCFQHQTMRDAELLNLETARTKDLVFSGQLSSAGGLKQEYQSPQSLFSDWDWKKDLSSSALEYKPNKDFNCNPDANV